A window of the Henckelia pumila isolate YLH828 chromosome 3, ASM3356847v2, whole genome shotgun sequence genome harbors these coding sequences:
- the LOC140887970 gene encoding epimerase family protein SDR39U1 homolog, chloroplastic-like has translation MSFIGGNGPGVLQKANEMAVSIVGATGFIGKRLVKRLLADDHRVHVLTRSRPKALSFFPVEEFPNVVIAEQPEWKDSIQASTAVVNLAGHHIATKWTPEVKKEIRDSRIITTSKVVDIINSLPDELRPKVFISSSACGYYGTSETLTFDEQSPPGMDYLAEVCREWEAAAHGVDSNVRLVVLRIGVVLGLEGGALANMIPPFKMFAGGPTGSGNQWFPWIHMDDQIEFFIEAIRNPAYTGAFNTSAPNPVRLSELCTHLGSVLGRPSWLRVPAFVLRFALKEGAYVLLEGQNMVPKKAMELGFVFKHPNVKDALRDICIR, from the exons ATGTCTTTCATTGGTGGCAATGGTCCTGGGGTACTTCAGAAG GCTAATGAAATGGCTGTTTCGATAGTTGGAGCCACAGGGTTTATCGGTAAAAGATTGGTGAAAAGATTGCTTGCAG ATGATCACCGTGTTCACGTCTTGACGCGGTCTAGACCAAAGGCCCTGTCATTTTTTCCAG TCGAGGAGTTTCCCAACGTGGTAATCGCGGAGCAGCCAGAGTGGAAAGACTCCATTCAAGCTTCAACGGCAGTTGTGAATTTGGCCGGACACCATATAGCCACAAAATGGACTCCTGAG GTGAAGAAAGAAATCAGGGATAGCAGGATTATTACAACCTCAAAG GTCGTGGACATAATTAATAGTTTACCAGATGAACTTCGTCCAAAGGTTTTTATCAGTTCATCGGCATGTGGCTACTATG GCACTAGTGAAACTCTTACATTTGATGAACAAAGCCCACCAGGAATGGATTATTTGGCTGAG GTTTGTAGAGAATGGGAAGCAGCTGCTCACGGAGTCGATTCAAATGTTAGACTCGTGGTATTGCGTATTGGTGTTGTACTCGGATTAGAGGGCGGTGCTTTAG CTAATATGATACCTCCCTTCAAGATGTTTGCCGGTGGTCCAACGGGCTCCGGAAACCAGTG GTTTCCATGGATTCATATGGATGACCAAATAGAGTTCTTCATTGAAGCTATACGTAATCCTGCTTATACAG GAGCCTTCAACACCTCTGCTCCGAACCCTGTTAGGCTTTCGGAACTGTGCACTCATCTGGGATCGGTCTTGGGTCGACCCTCTTGGCTACGCGTCCCGGCTTTTGTCCTCAGATTTGCTCTCAAAGAAGGTGCATATGTG CTTTTGGAAGGGCAAAACATGGTTCCCAAGAAGGCGATGGAACTCGGGTTTGTGTTCAAACATCCCAATGTGAAGGATGCTTTGAGAGACATCTGCATTCGATAG